Proteins found in one Desulfosporosinus sp. Sb-LF genomic segment:
- a CDS encoding recombinase family protein, which produces MNIAYIRVSSVDQNEERQLKAMEKENIKKYFIEKVSAKDTKRPKLLEMIEFAREGDTIFIKDFSRLARSTQDLLNIVKDLDEKGVKLKSLKENLDTNTSTGKLMLTMIGAINEFERANMLERQREGIAIAKAKGAYKGRKRIEKPDNWQEIYTRWKNRELTANKAMELLCLKRNTFYKLVTEVRSRDSIQRS; this is translated from the coding sequence GTGAACATAGCTTATATTCGTGTCTCGTCGGTTGACCAAAACGAGGAACGACAACTCAAAGCAATGGAGAAAGAGAACATAAAAAAATACTTCATTGAAAAAGTAAGCGCCAAGGATACAAAAAGGCCCAAGCTTTTAGAAATGATCGAGTTCGCCCGTGAAGGTGACACGATATTTATTAAAGATTTCTCAAGGTTAGCCAGGAGTACGCAGGATCTCCTTAATATTGTTAAAGATTTGGACGAAAAAGGTGTTAAGTTAAAATCCTTGAAAGAAAACTTAGATACTAATACAAGCACGGGTAAATTAATGCTCACCATGATCGGGGCTATTAACGAATTTGAGAGAGCCAATATGCTTGAACGGCAGCGTGAAGGGATTGCGATTGCTAAGGCTAAGGGGGCTTACAAGGGAAGGAAGAGAATTGAGAAGCCGGACAATTGGCAGGAAATATATACAAGATGGAAGAATAGAGAATTAACGGCTAATAAGGCAATGGAACTATTATGCCTTAAAAGAAATACCTTCTATAAACTGGTGACTGAGGTTCGATCACGTGACTCGATACAAAGGAGCTGA
- a CDS encoding sensor domain-containing diguanylate cyclase encodes MIIDMKTLILLNFVINIINAGAIAIIWHQYRKRFFGISFWLVNMTLQAVGVALIILRGVAADFISIVLSNTLLLAGSVILLIGMERFTGKKGIQIHNYILLTVYVFLTTYYCLIHPNISMRKIILSAMIVIIDFQTCWLLLRRIAPDLRQVARITGIILGFYVVVSLARMILLVISPLQTSDFFKSGIVDSLSVTLYIMTNVCFTISMILMVNSRLLGEVQAQEEKFTMAFHSSPYAIILTKSSDGAIIEVNDGFVNIFGYQYSEVIGKTLIDLNLLVRGEDRVALVKQLSKGNKVQGAEFQFRKKLGNLMTGLFSANTIMINNEKCILASISDITELSQIKQRLQVMATHDALTGLANRTLLYDRFDIAVANSQRKNKKLAIVSLDLDKFKTINDKLGHDAGDKVLIEAAIRLTGFLRKIDTVARFGGDEFVLLLWDLDHKDDAIKVTQKILNGFQQPFKIGEHKLNLTASIGIAMYPEDGKDIDDLIKKSDESLYYVKNNGRDNYQFYTESISLS; translated from the coding sequence ATGATTATTGATATGAAGACACTCATACTCCTGAATTTCGTCATTAACATTATTAATGCAGGAGCTATTGCGATTATATGGCATCAATACCGAAAACGCTTTTTTGGTATATCCTTTTGGCTGGTTAATATGACTTTGCAGGCAGTCGGAGTAGCTTTGATTATTCTGCGCGGTGTGGCCGCGGATTTTATTTCTATTGTGCTTTCAAATACTTTGCTTCTAGCAGGGTCAGTAATTCTTTTAATCGGAATGGAACGTTTTACTGGAAAAAAAGGCATCCAAATCCATAATTATATACTGCTGACAGTTTATGTTTTCTTGACTACTTATTATTGCTTAATTCATCCAAACATTTCAATGCGAAAAATTATTCTGTCTGCGATGATAGTGATTATTGACTTTCAAACTTGTTGGCTCTTGTTACGGAGAATAGCTCCAGATCTGCGTCAAGTAGCCCGTATTACTGGTATAATCCTAGGTTTTTACGTTGTAGTCAGCTTAGCCAGAATGATTCTGCTTGTTATTTCTCCATTACAGACCAGCGATTTCTTTAAATCTGGCATTGTAGACTCATTGTCAGTCACACTGTATATAATGACTAACGTCTGTTTTACAATCAGTATGATATTAATGGTGAACAGTCGTTTGCTTGGAGAAGTCCAAGCCCAAGAGGAAAAGTTCACTATGGCATTTCATTCATCCCCATATGCAATTATTCTAACAAAATCATCCGATGGAGCCATCATTGAAGTCAATGACGGTTTTGTGAACATCTTTGGATACCAATACTCTGAGGTCATTGGAAAGACACTCATTGATTTGAATCTTTTGGTCAGGGGTGAAGACCGCGTAGCCCTGGTCAAGCAATTATCGAAGGGTAACAAGGTTCAAGGGGCCGAATTTCAATTTCGAAAAAAGTTAGGTAATTTGATGACAGGGCTCTTTTCGGCTAACACAATCATGATTAACAACGAAAAATGCATCTTAGCAAGCATAAGTGACATTACAGAACTCAGTCAAATTAAGCAGCGTTTGCAAGTTATGGCTACCCATGATGCATTAACGGGCTTGGCTAATAGAACGTTATTATATGACCGATTTGATATAGCAGTGGCAAATTCACAACGCAAAAACAAGAAATTGGCAATAGTATCACTTGATCTCGATAAGTTTAAGACAATTAATGATAAGCTAGGTCATGATGCTGGAGATAAGGTGTTGATTGAAGCGGCTATCCGGCTAACTGGTTTTTTACGCAAGATTGATACTGTTGCACGCTTTGGGGGAGACGAATTTGTGTTGCTGTTGTGGGATTTGGACCATAAAGACGATGCCATCAAAGTCACACAAAAGATCTTAAATGGTTTTCAACAGCCATTTAAGATTGGTGAGCATAAACTCAATCTTACAGCCAGCATAGGAATAGCGATGTATCCTGAAGATGGTAAAGACATTGATGATCTAATAAAGAAATCCGATGAATCTTTGTATTATGTAAAAAATAATGGCAGGGACAACTACCAATTCTATACCGAATCTATAAGTCTGAGCTAA
- a CDS encoding GIY-YIG nuclease family protein, with the protein MKVIYKITYPNGKIYIGKDLTDTINYFGSANSKLIEKDFTREERKDFTIRKEILWESATATDKEVNLKEVEYIKYYKSNNPSIGYNQWPKFK; encoded by the coding sequence TTGAAGGTCATCTATAAAATTACGTATCCTAACGGAAAAATCTACATTGGTAAAGATTTAACTGATACTATTAACTACTTTGGTAGTGCTAATAGTAAGTTAATTGAAAAAGATTTTACAAGGGAAGAACGAAAAGATTTTACAATACGAAAAGAAATATTGTGGGAATCAGCAACAGCTACTGATAAAGAAGTCAATCTAAAAGAGGTTGAGTACATAAAGTACTATAAATCAAATAATCCGTCTATTGGTTATAATCAGTGGCCAAAATTCAAATAA
- a CDS encoding nucleotidyltransferase family protein, producing the protein MPAINDILGKRDQIVSMASQYKIFNVKLFGSVLREEENEKSDIDFLVECGDDCSLFDLISLKYDLEEILGRKIDVVTPDSVHWTLRDKILQEARPI; encoded by the coding sequence GTGCCAGCTATTAACGATATCCTTGGTAAGCGTGATCAGATTGTCAGTATGGCGTCTCAGTACAAAATTTTTAATGTTAAACTATTTGGCTCTGTACTCAGAGAAGAGGAGAACGAGAAAAGCGACATAGATTTTTTGGTTGAGTGTGGAGATGATTGTTCTCTTTTTGACCTTATCTCATTGAAATATGATTTAGAAGAGATTTTAGGCAGAAAGATTGATGTGGTCACTCCTGATTCTGTACATTGGACATTAAGGGACAAGATACTACAGGAGGCTAGACCCATATGA
- a CDS encoding DUF86 domain-containing protein, which translates to MKDDKVFLQNILECIVKIETYTSSGREEFMRSDLIQDAVIRNLEIVGEATKRVSQGIKEQHQEIPWRQMAGLRDVLIHDYMGISLKIVWNVVQNELPQLKIKIIELLD; encoded by the coding sequence ATGAAAGATGACAAGGTGTTTCTTCAGAACATTCTAGAGTGCATCGTTAAGATTGAAACATATACCAGCTCCGGTAGAGAAGAATTCATGAGGTCAGACCTCATCCAGGATGCGGTTATTAGAAATCTTGAAATTGTCGGAGAAGCTACAAAAAGAGTATCACAAGGAATCAAAGAACAACACCAGGAGATTCCATGGAGACAAATGGCAGGACTACGCGATGTGTTAATACATGACTACATGGGGATTAGCCTAAAGATTGTTTGGAATGTGGTGCAGAACGAGTTGCCTCAACTTAAAATTAAAATAATAGAATTATTGGATTAA
- a CDS encoding response regulator, producing MYEVGKILVVDDQLGVRRLLFEIFREDQHEVEMAANGTEALKLFIAFEPDLILMDMKMPGMNGIETLKQIRTLDRQVAVIMMTAYGDNPQNMEYSKDLGILYYMDKPFDLFELRERVGEISNSSEIDEMKVIDIQVTRLSSG from the coding sequence ATGTACGAAGTGGGTAAAATTCTTGTAGTAGATGACCAATTGGGTGTGCGACGCCTTCTCTTTGAAATTTTTCGGGAGGATCAACATGAAGTTGAAATGGCAGCGAATGGAACGGAAGCACTTAAGTTGTTTATTGCCTTTGAGCCAGATCTCATATTGATGGACATGAAAATGCCTGGAATGAACGGCATAGAAACATTAAAACAAATTCGCACCTTAGACCGTCAAGTGGCTGTGATTATGATGACAGCCTATGGGGATAATCCTCAGAATATGGAATATTCAAAGGACCTCGGGATTCTCTATTATATGGATAAGCCCTTTGATTTGTTTGAGCTGAGAGAACGAGTGGGAGAGATATCAAATAGTTCAGAAATTGATGAGATGAAGGTAATTGATATCCAAGTTACGAGATTAAGTTCGGGCTGA